From a region of the Roseivirga sp. 4D4 genome:
- a CDS encoding DinB family protein: protein MIQKPQASEYNPFYEPYVSKLPDEDLYVVLERQLTSVADFFSTIPDDKMDYRYAPGKWSVKEVFNHLNDAERVFSYRALSIVRGHDVELPGMDQDIYQENSRMETRSMSSLVDEFKAIRTATLALLQDVTEEEAMREGIASGSRITVRALAALTAGHYAHHIMIIKEKYL from the coding sequence ATGATTCAAAAGCCACAAGCATCAGAGTACAATCCGTTTTATGAACCCTACGTCAGTAAGCTTCCCGATGAGGATCTTTATGTCGTTTTAGAACGTCAATTGACGTCTGTTGCAGATTTTTTTAGCACTATTCCAGATGATAAAATGGATTATCGTTATGCCCCAGGGAAGTGGTCAGTCAAAGAGGTTTTCAATCATTTAAACGATGCTGAACGTGTGTTTTCATATCGTGCCCTGAGCATTGTTAGAGGTCATGATGTGGAGCTTCCCGGAATGGATCAGGACATTTATCAGGAAAACAGCCGTATGGAAACAAGGTCGATGAGTTCATTGGTTGATGAATTCAAAGCAATCCGCACAGCGACACTTGCATTGCTTCAAGATGTGACGGAGGAGGAGGCGATGAGAGAAGGGATTGCCAGTGGCTCGAGAATCACCGTGCGTGCATTGGCGGCTCTCACCGCAGGTCACTACGCACATCATATTATGATTATCAAAGAAAAGTATTTGTAA
- a CDS encoding gamma carbonic anhydrase family protein — protein sequence MPIIKGVKGVQPKISKSCWLADNATVIGDVTLADNCNVWFNAVIRGDVCSIEMGENCNIQDGAVIHGTLNHSKTVFGKNVSVGHNAIVHGCIVEDSVLIGMGAIVMDNAVIKSGSMIAAGAVVLANTVVEENSLYAGTPARKVKDIDEKLRQVIDRTPEHYIMYTSWIDD from the coding sequence ATGCCTATAATAAAAGGAGTAAAGGGAGTTCAACCCAAGATTTCAAAGTCTTGTTGGTTGGCCGATAATGCCACGGTTATCGGTGATGTTACGCTAGCTGACAACTGTAACGTCTGGTTTAATGCTGTGATTCGCGGAGACGTATGCTCTATTGAGATGGGAGAGAACTGTAATATTCAGGATGGAGCCGTTATACATGGAACTTTGAATCATTCAAAAACCGTTTTTGGCAAGAATGTATCTGTCGGTCATAATGCCATTGTTCATGGCTGTATTGTTGAAGACAGTGTTCTGATAGGGATGGGAGCCATCGTTATGGATAATGCCGTGATCAAATCTGGTTCTATGATTGCTGCTGGAGCTGTTGTTCTTGCCAATACTGTTGTAGAAGAGAATTCACTTTATGCCGGAACTCCCGCCAGAAAAGTAAAAGATATTGATGAAAAACTGAGACAAGTAATTGACCGAACTCCGGAGCACTATATCATGTATACTTCATGGATAGACGATTAG
- a CDS encoding YceI family protein, producing MKNLKSTLGLLLLATLVWACGPKGSTVETSEAKAVATNTEATSIQVNTANSIVTWIGSKPAGKHNGTIGITGGEVLVKGDAVVGGNFDIDINSLVVLDMPADSEWNAKLRGHLMSADFFEAENFPTAKFEITGAEAFNAGSLVADLDEPQTDYTPASLADVMVENPTHIISGNLTMRGTTKNISFPASVSLENGVIKAIANFNIDRTEWGLKFKERASLAEKLKDDFIYNTVNVGFELEAGTQKGTE from the coding sequence ATGAAAAATTTAAAATCTACTCTAGGCCTATTGCTACTTGCAACACTTGTTTGGGCCTGTGGCCCTAAAGGCTCTACAGTTGAAACCTCTGAGGCTAAAGCTGTTGCCACCAATACTGAAGCGACTAGCATTCAAGTGAATACAGCCAACAGTATCGTAACTTGGATTGGCTCAAAGCCGGCTGGTAAGCATAATGGAACAATTGGAATCACTGGTGGCGAGGTACTTGTGAAAGGTGACGCGGTAGTTGGTGGAAACTTTGACATAGATATTAACTCATTAGTCGTTTTAGATATGCCTGCTGATTCTGAGTGGAATGCTAAACTGAGAGGTCATTTGATGTCTGCTGACTTCTTTGAAGCAGAGAACTTCCCGACCGCTAAATTTGAAATCACTGGTGCGGAAGCTTTCAATGCTGGTAGTTTAGTGGCTGACCTTGATGAGCCTCAGACTGATTATACACCTGCATCACTTGCTGATGTAATGGTTGAAAACCCAACCCACATCATTTCAGGTAACTTAACGATGAGAGGCACAACTAAGAACATCTCATTTCCTGCATCCGTTTCTTTAGAAAATGGTGTTATCAAAGCAATAGCCAACTTTAACATCGACAGAACAGAATGGGGCTTGAAATTCAAAGAGAGAGCTTCATTGGCTGAAAAGCTTAAGGACGATTTTATTTACAATACAGTGAATGTTGGCTTTGAATTAGAGGCTGGTACTCAAAAAGGAACTGAATAA
- a CDS encoding anthranilate synthase component I family protein has product MTIVDFPYLGISRDEFILKALNWANEHSHFAYFNNNQVNYPHEGFHHVLAIGAHSKLASTEGSIFNDLRTFLEGITTSDTSNDWLVGYLGYDLKNEIEKLTSTNVDRLGFPQTQFFNPTHLLHFRGNHLEIESKQEGILETILDIQVTLIESELTEPKPSVSKDQYLSNVDRLRQHIEEGDCYEVNYCQEFHGDVHRLNPIGLYHSLNAISPNPFSCLQKFGEHYIISASPERFMKKEGQTIISQPIKGTRPRSNNSNEDIRLKTDLRNDPKEQAENMMIVDLVRNDLARTAKTGSVKVEEIFGIYSFPQVHQMISTITSEIRDDIDAVEVIEKAFPMGSMTGAPKVKVMELIEKYENTKRGPFSGAAGYFDGSESFDFNVLIRSLFINQETGKYAFQVGGAITYDSIPEKEYEECLVKAKAIFALIEKQRVPSSPVGV; this is encoded by the coding sequence ATGACAATTGTTGATTTTCCATACTTAGGCATAAGCCGAGATGAGTTTATACTTAAAGCATTAAACTGGGCCAATGAGCATAGCCATTTTGCTTACTTCAACAATAATCAAGTCAATTATCCGCATGAGGGTTTTCACCATGTGCTTGCCATCGGTGCCCATAGTAAATTGGCTTCTACGGAAGGGAGCATCTTCAATGACCTAAGGACCTTTCTCGAAGGCATCACTACAAGTGATACCTCTAATGACTGGCTGGTAGGCTACCTGGGATATGACTTAAAAAACGAGATTGAAAAACTGACCAGCACCAATGTGGATCGCCTCGGTTTCCCTCAAACCCAGTTCTTTAATCCAACCCACCTACTCCATTTTCGGGGTAATCACTTAGAGATCGAGAGTAAGCAGGAAGGGATTTTAGAGACTATATTAGATATTCAAGTCACCCTTATTGAAAGTGAACTAACCGAACCGAAGCCATCCGTAAGCAAGGATCAGTACCTTTCAAATGTCGATCGATTAAGGCAACACATCGAAGAAGGTGATTGCTATGAGGTAAACTACTGCCAAGAGTTTCATGGTGATGTTCATCGCCTGAATCCAATCGGATTATATCATAGTCTAAACGCAATTTCTCCCAACCCCTTTTCTTGTTTGCAAAAGTTTGGTGAGCATTATATCATCTCTGCTTCACCAGAACGATTTATGAAAAAGGAAGGGCAGACCATCATATCACAACCTATTAAAGGCACTCGGCCGCGTAGTAATAATTCGAATGAAGACATCAGACTCAAAACCGACCTAAGAAACGATCCTAAAGAACAGGCTGAGAATATGATGATTGTCGATCTGGTTAGAAATGACTTAGCCAGAACAGCAAAGACGGGTTCGGTTAAGGTCGAAGAGATTTTTGGTATTTACTCCTTCCCACAAGTGCACCAGATGATTTCCACAATCACCTCCGAAATCAGAGACGACATTGATGCTGTAGAAGTAATTGAAAAGGCCTTCCCGATGGGTAGCATGACAGGCGCTCCAAAGGTGAAGGTTATGGAACTGATTGAAAAGTACGAAAACACCAAACGAGGCCCATTCTCTGGAGCCGCTGGTTACTTTGACGGCAGTGAATCATTTGACTTTAACGTTCTGATCCGAAGCCTCTTCATCAATCAAGAAACTGGTAAGTATGCCTTCCAGGTTGGTGGAGCCATTACTTATGACTCCATTCCTGAAAAAGAGTATGAAGAGTGCTTAGTCAAAGCCAAGGCAATCTTTGCACTGATTGAAAAACAGCGCGTACCTAGTTCCCCTGTAGGCGTATGA
- a CDS encoding FKBP-type peptidyl-prolyl cis-trans isomerase — translation MSKKTLTFCLILPFLATTVLLNSCGGESASESNQDTVFLASGVKYLYLERGDGPKIDSLSRVSTHINLMVAGDTVWSTYNEGEQIFEFDAKRTSLIKGFDEVVMYGREGDRILAIIPPELGYGTRGAGDDIPPNATLFFDLNMVKVGEPKIFLADVLYPVYEEGGIEEMVSHYQGLDLDTATYRYEIAEWYNLHRRMMRDEKFEDAVALWDFKLTETADLGGFFSKAQAQERLGQKEEAISTLNTGLATASDTTNADALRSYIIRLQGN, via the coding sequence ATGTCAAAGAAGACACTTACTTTTTGCCTTATCCTTCCATTTCTTGCTACCACAGTACTTTTAAATAGCTGTGGTGGGGAAAGCGCTTCAGAATCAAACCAAGACACTGTTTTCTTGGCCAGTGGTGTCAAGTACCTCTATTTAGAGAGAGGCGATGGGCCAAAGATCGATTCGCTAAGTCGTGTATCTACCCATATTAATTTGATGGTTGCCGGTGATACGGTGTGGTCTACCTACAATGAGGGGGAACAAATTTTCGAATTTGATGCAAAGCGTACCTCACTGATCAAAGGCTTTGATGAGGTGGTAATGTATGGTAGGGAAGGAGACCGGATTCTGGCAATAATACCCCCAGAACTGGGATATGGAACCCGCGGTGCGGGAGATGATATTCCCCCAAATGCTACCTTGTTTTTTGATTTGAATATGGTGAAGGTAGGTGAACCGAAGATTTTCTTAGCTGATGTACTTTACCCTGTTTATGAAGAAGGTGGCATAGAAGAAATGGTAAGCCACTACCAAGGTCTTGACTTGGATACTGCTACCTACAGATACGAAATTGCAGAATGGTATAACCTGCACCGAAGAATGATGCGGGATGAGAAATTTGAAGATGCCGTGGCACTCTGGGATTTTAAACTTACGGAAACCGCTGATTTGGGAGGATTCTTTTCAAAAGCGCAGGCACAAGAGAGACTGGGACAAAAAGAAGAAGCAATATCCACTCTAAATACGGGCTTAGCTACTGCCTCAGACACCACAAATGCAGACGCCTTGAGGTCTTATATCATACGCCTACAGGGGAACTAG
- the miaB gene encoding tRNA (N6-isopentenyl adenosine(37)-C2)-methylthiotransferase MiaB: MEKIIQDIDILDRNSQEAMDTVKTSKEENTGQKKKLYIESYGCQMNFADSEVVTSIMKDNGYDTTSDFESADVVFLNTCSIREKAEQTVRKRLSQFNKVKKAKPEMTIGVLGCMAERLKDKLLEEEKIVDVVVGPDAYRDLPKLVETAEDGLKAVNTFLSREETYADISPVRLNSNGVTAFVSIMRGCDNMCSFCVVPFTRGRERSRDPHSIVKEAQDLFDQGYKEVTLLGQNVDSYKWSEDENNKAWLEKKEKQGEEVQVVNFANLLEMVAKVSPELRVRFSTSHPKDITDEVLHTMKRYENICKYIHLPAQSGNSRVLDLMNRTYTREWYINRVDAIREILGEECGISSDMIAGFCTETEEEHQDTLTLMDYVQYDFSYMFFYSERPGTLAAKKFEDDIPLDVKKKRLQEIIAKQQAISLKRNKMDVGQVQKVLIEGRSKRSDQQLQGRNSANKVVIFSREKYQKGQYVNVLIEDCTAATLFGKVVS, translated from the coding sequence ATGGAGAAGATCATTCAAGATATAGACATTCTAGATAGAAATAGCCAGGAGGCGATGGACACTGTAAAAACTTCTAAGGAGGAAAATACAGGTCAAAAGAAGAAGCTTTATATAGAAAGCTATGGTTGCCAGATGAACTTCGCTGATAGTGAAGTGGTGACTTCCATTATGAAAGACAATGGTTATGACACCACGTCAGACTTTGAAAGTGCTGATGTTGTGTTTCTTAACACATGCTCAATTAGAGAAAAGGCAGAACAAACTGTAAGAAAGAGACTTAGCCAATTCAACAAAGTCAAGAAGGCAAAGCCTGAAATGACAATTGGTGTATTGGGTTGTATGGCAGAACGACTTAAGGACAAATTGCTCGAAGAAGAAAAGATTGTCGATGTAGTTGTTGGTCCAGATGCCTATAGAGACTTGCCTAAACTGGTGGAGACAGCTGAAGATGGATTGAAGGCCGTTAATACCTTCCTGTCAAGGGAAGAAACCTATGCTGATATCTCTCCTGTAAGGCTCAATTCTAATGGCGTAACCGCATTTGTATCCATTATGCGCGGTTGTGATAACATGTGTTCATTCTGCGTGGTCCCTTTTACTCGAGGAAGAGAACGAAGCAGAGATCCACATTCTATTGTAAAAGAAGCGCAGGACCTTTTTGATCAAGGGTACAAGGAAGTCACACTACTCGGACAGAATGTTGACTCTTACAAATGGTCAGAGGATGAGAATAATAAAGCATGGTTAGAGAAGAAGGAAAAACAGGGCGAGGAAGTGCAGGTCGTGAACTTCGCCAACTTGTTGGAAATGGTGGCAAAGGTCTCTCCTGAGCTTCGCGTTAGATTCTCTACATCTCACCCCAAGGACATTACGGACGAGGTGCTCCATACCATGAAGCGCTACGAAAACATTTGCAAATACATTCATTTACCGGCCCAGAGTGGTAATTCTCGCGTGCTTGATTTAATGAACAGAACCTATACCCGTGAGTGGTATATCAATCGCGTGGATGCCATTAGAGAAATCCTAGGAGAAGAATGTGGTATTTCGTCCGATATGATCGCGGGTTTTTGTACCGAAACAGAGGAAGAGCACCAAGACACTTTGACCCTCATGGATTATGTACAATACGACTTCTCTTATATGTTCTTCTATTCTGAAAGACCAGGCACGCTAGCAGCGAAGAAATTCGAAGACGACATTCCTCTGGATGTTAAAAAGAAACGCCTTCAGGAAATCATTGCCAAACAACAGGCTATTTCTTTAAAGAGAAATAAAATGGATGTAGGACAAGTACAGAAAGTCTTAATCGAAGGAAGATCCAAAAGGTCTGACCAACAGCTTCAAGGTCGAAATTCTGCCAACAAGGTCGTTATTTTTTCAAGGGAGAAGTACCAAAAAGGTCAGTATGTCAATGTCCTCATTGAGGATTGTACAGCAGCTACCCTATTTGGTAAGGTCGTTTCATAA
- a CDS encoding sigma-54 interaction domain-containing protein codes for MNNKELLSIKQRFGIIGNSPKLNHAIQVAAQVAPTDMTVLITGESGSGKESFSKIIHQLSPRKHGKFIAINCGAIPEGTIDSELFGHEKGSFTGAYEARKGYFEGTNGGTIFLDEIGEMPLQTQARLLRVLENGEFIKVGSSKVQKTDVRVVAATNVNLIQAVEKGKFREDLYYRLSTVPIFVPPLRERGYDADLLFRKFASDFAEKYRVDSIKLNDEAKEVLIRYRFPGNIRQLKNLVEQISALEMERDITAETLLKYIPQNNSNLPAIYKGGDDSGADSLNERDLLYKVLFDMKKDMNDLKKLVNGMIETGSFDKQVISDNPNLFQNLDEKPNLSEASEPKDFSEPIYLQPTVEEPSPYGYDSVHDITHEEDESLSIEEKEKELIIKALRKNNNKRKYAAQDLGISERTLYRKIKQYEID; via the coding sequence TTGAACAACAAAGAGTTACTAAGTATAAAACAACGCTTCGGCATTATCGGTAATAGCCCTAAGCTTAACCATGCCATTCAGGTAGCTGCACAGGTGGCCCCTACCGATATGACGGTACTCATTACTGGCGAGAGTGGTAGTGGTAAGGAATCCTTTTCTAAAATCATCCACCAGCTCAGTCCGCGTAAGCACGGCAAATTCATTGCGATCAACTGCGGTGCGATTCCTGAAGGAACGATTGACTCAGAACTCTTCGGGCATGAAAAAGGCTCTTTTACGGGTGCCTACGAGGCCCGAAAAGGATATTTTGAAGGCACTAATGGAGGAACAATTTTCCTTGATGAAATTGGAGAAATGCCGCTCCAAACGCAAGCCAGGTTATTGCGTGTGCTAGAAAACGGAGAATTCATCAAGGTGGGTTCATCGAAAGTTCAGAAAACTGATGTTCGCGTTGTAGCGGCTACTAATGTTAACCTTATTCAAGCCGTAGAAAAAGGAAAGTTTAGAGAAGACCTCTATTATCGATTGAGTACAGTTCCAATTTTTGTTCCTCCTTTGAGAGAAAGAGGTTACGATGCAGATCTACTTTTCAGAAAGTTTGCCTCAGATTTCGCAGAAAAATATCGTGTGGATAGCATCAAACTCAATGATGAAGCCAAAGAAGTATTGATCAGGTATCGTTTCCCAGGGAATATCCGACAGTTGAAAAACTTGGTTGAGCAGATTTCGGCACTAGAAATGGAACGGGACATTACTGCTGAAACCCTACTCAAATACATCCCTCAGAACAACAGTAACCTACCTGCTATTTACAAGGGTGGTGATGATTCTGGTGCTGATAGCCTGAATGAACGAGACTTACTGTACAAGGTCCTTTTTGATATGAAAAAGGACATGAACGACCTAAAGAAGCTCGTCAATGGCATGATCGAAACGGGTTCATTTGACAAGCAAGTGATTAGTGACAACCCTAACCTTTTTCAAAATCTTGATGAGAAGCCCAACCTGTCGGAGGCATCAGAACCAAAAGATTTTTCAGAACCGATCTACCTTCAACCCACTGTGGAAGAACCAAGCCCTTATGGTTATGATAGCGTACATGATATCACACACGAAGAAGACGAATCACTTTCTATAGAAGAGAAAGAAAAGGAATTAATCATTAAGGCACTTCGAAAAAATAATAACAAAAGGAAATACGCGGCACAAGATTTGGGGATATCGGAACGTACACTCTATAGAAAGATCAAGCAGTATGAAATCGATTAA